Part of the Carassius auratus strain Wakin chromosome 8, ASM336829v1, whole genome shotgun sequence genome is shown below.
TCCCAGTCATATTCATCGAGCTTCAGAATGTCCTGGGACCAAAACATCCCGGGTAACAGAGTGTTGATATTTGTATCTCCAGTTTCTGAAAGTTCTGAATGTTCACTGTTATGTTCTCTGTTGTCCTGGTCTGTTTCCACTGATGGATGTGACTCAGCAACACTTATGTTTTCAGGTGAATCAGTCTCAGAAGACTCTTCCACTACAGTTCCACGAGATGCTGGAATGCTTGATAAACCTTCTACATCACACATCTCTGGTTTGAAGCTATCTTTGACCACCCCATCTACTCCTTCGTGCTCAACACTGTGCCAGTCTGTAGCAAAGTCCTTcgtgaaggtgtgtgtgtttttgtcctcTGTGTCAGTATGTGAAATGAAATCGGGTGTATCTTCTTGGTTTTTGCAGTAGTCGTCCCCATCACTGCTGAAATCACTGTCATAGTCCGGCTGCTCATTCATGTAGGATTCATTGGAATTGAATTTGAAATTCTCAGAGATTCCATAATCAGAACTTTCCCCAATGTTTGAAATCTCGCGATGATATTCAACATCTGACTGGAACAAGATGTCATCATCGGATTTCCCAGTTGTTGTCTCCACATACAGATCCTCATTCTTGACACGAGTGAGCATGTCTGCAGGATCCATAAATTCAGCTTTCTTTTGGACATCATCGTCATCTTTCCTTGAAGTTACAACACTGTACGGCTGGAGATGTTCTTCTGGGCCTACAGCCTGCACCTCAGCTTGCTTGGTGTCCATTTGATCGGGTTGTCCTTCACTGCTGTCCCCACTGTCAGTTTGAGACAGATCAGAGGGATACTCTGCTAAACCTTCCTCGTCTCTCTCATGGTCCTCATGATCTTCTTCTGTAAACTCTTTTATCTCATCCATAGACTCAACCTCCGCTGATGCACTGTTGTCTTGCAATGTTGACTGTATGGCACTTAAATGATTGAGCTGCTTATCATCTGGTGCATGCTGAAGGACACATCCCTCAGTGCTGTCAGGCTCCATTCTTTCCTCTTTTAATGTTGAGCACTCATTTTCGGTTTTATCCACCATCTGGGAGGCCAGGAGACGAGATGTGGTCTCCTCCTGAGTCCATGTGCTCATTGTATCCAGACCATATTGAGTTCCTTTTGGGAGAACCATTTCCAGCACATTGACATCTTCAGCTTGTTCCTTGTTCATTTGATGGATATCTTCATGTATCTCAAATTCATTCTCTCTGCAATCCTCTTCATGCAAGCTTAATTGCTGGTTTTGGGTTTGTGTCTTCTTTTCGACTGCGTCGTTGTCATCCCGTGAACCACAAAGCGTAGATCCTGCCTTCGAGCTTTGTTCATCTAAAGAGAAGTTCCTATTGTTCTCAAAACAGTGCTCAGTTTCCTCTTCCCTATTCGTCCACTCTAAATCTAAGTCAGAATCAGAGTCCTCCTCCATGTCTGGCTTATTTTGAAGTACATTAATGCTGTGTGCGGTTGCTGTGTCATCATCAAAGTTCAGATGCTCAAAGTTTGCCTcggtttctataaaataaaaataaaggagtACACACATCAGTACTTattacactgtaagaaaaaaatcagtataaAAACAGATCACATCCTGGTAGAAAATACCAGTACCTATTCTgtaaagtttaactttaaacacAACACATCTCATCAATGCGCAATTCAAAACATGTGCtaaacacctgtgaaaaatcaatacacaaaatGCAGCATGGTACACTGATGTTTTTATGGACTTTTCTTTTAAATAGGTGAAATTGCATTCCTTAACCCAGAATATTTATGGAATACCACAGTTTAGTAGTGAGATCATTTGATATGATATGCGCAAATGTACATTATACAAAAAGTGTTCTTACCTTTGAATGCATCGTTCAGAATATCAGCCATGTTTTGATCCATCTTGTTGTTGACACAGCAGGAGGTGGAAAGTGTTTAATTTCATCCCATACAGACAAAATCAGATTCAAACATGACAGACACTCTGAATGTTTTAACACTTGACAAAATGAGAGTGTGTGTTACGTACTGCTTTGTGTCATAGCTGCTTCCTGTTTAAACAGGGTCATGCTAACAAGAACATCAACACAGAatttactaaacaaaaaacagtcaCATGAACATACgatttaaatcaacatttttaaaataacaaaagtttATTCATCAAACATGTCAACTTATATTTgctctatttattattatttacatattttatgtgtgtgtgtgtgtgtgtgtgtgtgtgagtgtgagtgggttAGTGCAGCAGGAACGCAGTCTTGTATGACATTTTGTAGGTTGTGGTTTGAGAAGCACAAGCACACCACACATCTCCTCTAAATTGATACATCCTCCGCATGAGTCACATGCCAATTTTATTCAAAACGCTGCTATGGCTTTCCATcagataatgtaaaatgttatcaAAATGAACTAGATGCTTGATATCCATTCTGAGAGGTTTCTTTTTAAGTGAGCCACTGTAGTGCTGCGTTTACGTCGATTTTATAGTAAAATTACAGAATGAAAGAACACAAGAGCATAGTTTCGACTCCTTTTGATCAAAACATGC
Proteins encoded:
- the LOC113107597 gene encoding uncharacterized protein LOC113107597 isoform X1, with amino-acid sequence MDQNMADILNDAFKETEANFEHLNFDDDTATAHSINVLQNKPDMEEDSDSDLDLEWTNREEETEHCFENNRNFSLDEQSSKAGSTLCGSRDDNDAVEKKTQTQNQQLSLHEEDCRENEFEIHEDIHQMNKEQAEDVNVLEMVLPKGTQYGLDTMSTWTQEETTSRLLASQMVDKTENECSTLKEERMEPDSTEGCVLQHAPDDKQLNHLSAIQSTLQDNSASAEVESMDEIKEFTEEDHEDHERDEEGLAEYPSDLSQTDSGDSSEGQPDQMDTKQAEVQAVGPEEHLQPYSVVTSRKDDDDVQKKAEFMDPADMLTRVKNEDLYVETTTGKSDDDILFQSDVEYHREISNIGESSDYGISENFKFNSNESYMNEQPDYDSDFSSDGDDYCKNQEDTPDFISHTDTEDKNTHTFTKDFATDWHSVEHEGVDGVVKDSFKPEMCDVEGLSSIPASRGTVVEESSETDSPENISVAESHPSVETDQDNREHNSEHSELSETGDTNINTLLPGMFWSQDILKLDEYDWEINRGEVICDEEDNYLEELENDEEDTERDWEKEKARIEAFNRYYESVEDEETKGRSHKVTFCLEPESSQYEEDSYSSEEEPSTVSCISELHPPESSSIKRDQSNEEDSREPSHIIDNISALLMDEDNMKLEDYDCDINEEVQVNSGTMIGDDDNDFLEKLKSEIEREMKQEQARTDASNRYYEEEQNEAPDRTHKEMLRFRQQSSQNEEDNDSSEQESNTEDDTVSILKTEEQSDSDEPTERRLYTGRYKVLSKGLQKADKQLKEQPKRNKCLALLRSVLAVGLVTTVGVLSYWWASENLDWIY
- the LOC113107597 gene encoding uncharacterized protein LOC113107597 isoform X2, giving the protein MDQNMADILNDAFKETEANFEHLNFDDDTATAHSINVLQNKPDMEEDSDSDLDLEWTNREEETEHCFENNRNFSLDEQSSKAGSTLCGSRDDNDAVEKKTQTQNQQLSLHEEDCRENEFEIHEDIHQMNKEQAEDVNVLEMVLPKGTQYGLDTMSTWTQEETTSRLLASQMVDKTENECSTLKEERMEPDSTEGCVLQHAPDDKQLNHLSAIQSTLQDNSASAEVESMDEIKEFTEEDHEDHERDEEGLAEYPSDLSQTDSGDSSEGQPDQMDTKQAEVQAVGPEEHLQPYSVVTSRKDDDDVQKKAEFMDPADMLTRVKNEDLYVETTTGKSDDDILFQSDVEYHREISNIGESSDYGISENFKFNSNESYMNEQPDYDSDFSSDGDDYCKNQEDTPDFISHTDTEDKNTHTFTKDFATDWHSVEHEGVDGVVKDSFKPEMCDVEGLSSIPASRGTVVEESSETDSPENISVAESHPSVETDQDNREHNSEHSELSETGDTNINTLLPGMFWSQDILKLDEYDWEINRGEVICDEEDNYLEELENDEEDTERDWEKEKARIEAFNRYYESVEDEETKGRSHKVTFCLEPESSQYEEDSYSEEEPSTVSCISELHPPESSSIKRDQSNEEDSREPSHIIDNISALLMDEDNMKLEDYDCDINEEVQVNSGTMIGDDDNDFLEKLKSEIEREMKQEQARTDASNRYYEEEQNEAPDRTHKEMLRFRQQSSQNEEDNDSSEQESNTEDDTVSILKTEEQSDSDEPTERRLYTGRYKVLSKGLQKADKQLKEQPKRNKCLALLRSVLAVGLVTTVGVLSYWWASENLDWIY